Proteins encoded within one genomic window of Gallus gallus isolate bGalGal1 chromosome 1, bGalGal1.mat.broiler.GRCg7b, whole genome shotgun sequence:
- the RESF1 gene encoding retroelement silencing factor 1 isoform X2 — MHLPFIQNRISTVDVRKRNHEKMDWNVRPLQNADVQNNLQSQESCYSQMLSNAQAFPQTNALSSENACNYVGNNPVYLPTVNTALPGTSVAIKSFLTSEYSVNQSPPPYVPPAPTLPNQTSRAQGEMTPNSWQNSGRLISSHRKFPLLSSQVSGGNSVPNVLRGPHYATSSSYAVCSQTSQQRSLRTMLHQSNRECINSSKLGCVPQYNTNTSASSQSISVPVNQSSSQYLHSQNNCLPFGTSGQHVQNQIHNSSNQIQFPQSLSQNTATNVHLPQYAPNQMGSGAPSGCSAPSLLPANYDSKTVAQPLLGAQQAVHNVFNKYPLQSCPSDKKNASGFNSVQQYSVKHQLGEVSQGVRNGYNSSGNLTVNQLFSEKSVPPTDVSSELYDIMQGVVPFSSTDASQPLCDPVSVQERQTTSSVNVPANSQTSLAREDKRKMTSDTLAWETQRLQVIKRKCALLERMHQYRRKFFTSKCDKSTSTLPVSYENALSNRLPQMPKQNVVSSLSQAVRTASQEHSILGSSLEERNDRNITGDSRGLEVTQGNHQVEQGSLSSGPLPIPSHSELTALLNNPENSSMLEQKNALASPQKMLTSLNAASCHSQPNRSSGDASASVEGYPENSAFLQFVLSSTNMLKEKKAGTIADNILTNLLSNEKQHVDVTGLGGSLLKDTSGKGDLVSMVHTHAPVSEVMESNVNKFHGDVAQKKMQFTENPCFKQNNGNYSLEELNACLGLWKKQGPEPVSVQNSQLNESTAANQISPLPHSQNTTNKREQGNLLVSTDVTVLPLTTTSIGQKHDALSCNLIKGLELQIAVVSPLVLSNQRAQSEQLDKCPTSADKTYPVIDTGSICSMQEEGKNVLTVVNTDKRTMESVSSPDDCILIQMEDLCSQQTKSADGKRIVENSMNANDSCGKNERKLSQATRDAEENLQNKLLPESGQNFSSKTFQEDIKDHDGKQAVLETQNNTPTAVIEEQMFHIASVCSLVEGDKSYNPQIASMFSSVPQTHAFNSGTSSEENSSDPRQKEQLMKLNKNDLRENTSQLETLLQKALRESSEVDKILNSTVTSHSKKESSGMLPNTVTTSDQKKPVNLSFRYPENDLGILASINQELARNSLDSLVSITAETNAFTVTTCSSKENVTSTKKSVEELHIFGAEPITCLDNQLTELMKEFPFGIEGADILTKEPARNNSVTEQREDQAQKETHVSAKKTDSKNQIDELQIAQLNSDRVQELFPEKKLCSSTENSVAMSQQSEKTSTQEDSLESSVQPSQSLCKEKENPQSPSSSGNKEVCSLTGCLSASGEMSQSSCKRRTSVSDKNDEQLSEAENPNSAGRQENNSKSDAIIKNNSVVENPPICENVQNSIQKNKEDVCKYISVTNKKSKMNNEPKPLSPQLEKNGPLNSSEKQDVNSSKSGNKKEEMQESGRTPLLKKEFHSDKKDHQKISEGELPEKGGCTGVDSVMKSSEKEKIFKMKSLSKDKTRTDLAPKSQRDLHKYTKSENVAIKRTEVCQGQERKICDNNSGKEQNCKKRNVGVNTERKAKLSPEIKREKLNSYHAEAMKFPNLGIRDLKSSNYTFSQRNSIKAHPPQEESYKRKRKDNLIGKTSSKKTKVEDERLKQSETKNSKRHSYDRKINTDKTKKLSGENVWKPKNSLADRSMLKLQRIRGLSTISKNHFSNKEKHLDGQNKDKCSEKMFSDKNGLYLNRRTNRLKLHLQKEPKKHYLNRVAFKRTAQERIFLTKLETSPVRPVLHVKSQVSPHSLDSKRDASLSENEKPRKRQVLEFKLCPEILFRNSATDDESLAAKNFLEKEKTTVAGVKSKKEDWLKYDSVKQKKLKEIFTAEDCIPLDTAIQILEGDEQALHIPIKDSKQMFQTYKKMYLEKKMEKPG; from the exons ATGCACTTACCATTTATCCAAAATAG aatttCAACTGTGGAcgtaagaaaaagaaatcacgAAAAGATGGACTGGAATGTAAGACCACTCCAGAACGCAGATGTGCAGAATAACCTGCAAAGTCAAGAATCCTGTTACAGTCAAATGCTTTCTAATGCACAAGCTTTTCCTCAAACAAATGcactttcttctgaaaatgcatGCAATTATGTGGGAAATAACCCAGTGTATCTACCAACTGTTAATACTGCTTTACCAGGAACGTCTGTAGCCATAAAAAGTTTTCTTACCTCGGAATACTCTGTCAATCAGTCTCCACCACCCTATGTACCACCTGCACCAACACTTCCCAATCAGACATCACGTGCACAGGGAGAGATGACTCCGAACTCTTGGCAAAACTCTGGTAGGCTTATTTCTTCCCATAGAAAGTTTCCTCTCCTGTCTTCTCAAGTGAGTGGTGGAAACAGTGTGCCGAATGTGCTGCGAGGACCTCATTATGCCACCTCAAGCAGTTATGCTGTTTGTTCACAAACGTCACAGCAGCGTTCTCTGAGAACTATGTTGCATCAAAGTAACCGTGAATGCATTAATTCTTCAAAGCTGGGGTGCGTACCGCAGTATAACACAAATACCTCTGCTTCTTCTCAAAGCATTTCTGTACCTGTCAATCAGTCATCCAGTCAATATCTCCATTCCCAGAATAACTGTTTACCTTTTGGTACATCTGGGCAACATGTCCAAAACCAAATACATAATTCCAGTAATCAGATTCAGTTTCCGCAGTCTTTGAGTCAAAATACTGCAACAAATGTACATCTGCCACAATATGCGCCGAATCAGATGGGATCAGGAGCTCCCAGTGGATGTTCTGCACCATCTTTGTTGCCTGCCAACTATGATTCAAAAACTGTAGCACAGCCTTTGCTaggagcacagcaggcagtTCACAATGTGTTTAATAAATACCCTCTCCAGAGCTGCCcatcagataaaaaaaatgcttctggtTTTAACAGTGTTCAGCAATACTCAGTGAAACATCAACTGGGAGAAGTCAGTCAAGGGGTTAGGAATGGCTATAATTCAAGTGGAAATCTGACAGTAAATCAGCTCTTTAGTGAAAAGTCTGTACCCCCCACTGACGTTTCCTCAGAACTTTATGATATTATGCAAGGAGTGGTACCTTTTTCTTCAACGGATGCTTCGCAGCCACTGTGTGATCCTGTTTCAGTTCAAGAAAGGCAGACTACTAGTTCAGTGAATGTGCCTGCTAATTCTCAAACTTCTTTAGCGagagaagataaaagaaaaatgacaagtGACACTCTAGCTTGGGAAACTCAAAGACTGCaagttattaaaagaaaatgcgCTCTGCTTGAAAGGATGCACCAGTATAGAAGAAaattttttacttcaaaatgtgACAAAAGCACTTCCACGCTTCCTGTGAGTTATGAAAATGCACTCTCTAATCGTCTTCCTCAGATGCCCAAGCAAAATGTAGTATCTTCTCTATCACAGGCAGTGAGGACAGCCAGTCAGGAGCACTCTATTCTTGGATCTTcacttgaagaaagaaatgacagaaacatAACTGGTGATAGCAGAGGGTTAGAAGTGACTCAGGGTAATCATCAGGTAGAGCAGGGCAGCCTTTCATCCGGGCCCCTTCCCATTCCTTCCCACAGTGAACTTACAGCTCTATTAAATAATCCTGAGAATTCTTCCATGTTGGAACAGAAGAATGCCTTGGCTTCTCCTCAGAAAATGCTGACATCCTTGAATGCTGCTTCATGTCATAGTCAACCGAATAGGTCTAGCGGAGATGCATCAGCAAGTGTGGAAGGTTATCCTGAGAACTCAGCGTTTCTCCAGTTTGTATTGAGCAGCACAAATAtgttaaaagagaagaaagctggTACTATTGCTGATAACATACTGACTAATCTCCTTTCTAATGAAAAACAACACGTAGATGTAACAGGCTTGGGTGGAAGCTTATTAAAAGACACTAGTGGGAAAGGTGATTTGGTATCTATGGTCCACACGCATGCTCCTGTATCAGAAGTGATGGAATCTAATGTAAATAAATTCCATGGTGATgtagctcagaaaaaaatgcagtttactGAAAATCCATGTTTTAAACAGAACAATGGTAATTATTCTCTAGAAGAGCTAAATGCATGCCTGGGCTTATGGAAAAAACAAGGTCCAGAACCTGTGAGTGTTCAAAATAGCCAGTTAAAtgaaagcactgcagcaaaTCAGATATCACCATTACCTCACAgccaaaacacaacaaataagAGAGAACAAGGTAATCTTCTGGTTAGCACAGATGTAACGGTCTTGCCTTTAACAACCACCTCCATAGGACAAAAACATGACGCGTTAAGTTGCAATTTGATAAAAGGTTTAGAACTCCAAATTGCAGTTGTCTCTCCTTTAGTGCTTTCTAATCAGAGAGCTCAGAGTGAACAGCTAGACAAGTGTCCAACATCTGCGGATAAAACCTATCCAGTGATTGACACGGGAAGCATATGCAGCATgcaagaagaggggaaaaatgttttaactGTGGTAAATACTGATAAAAGAACAATGGAAAGTGTTTCTTCACCTGATGACTGCATTCTGATACAGATGGAGGACCTGTGTTCACAACAGACCAAATCAGCTGATGGAAAGAGAATAGTAGAAAACAGTATGAATGCGAATGATTCATGTggtaaaaatgaaaggaaactcAGTCAAGCCACGagagatgctgaagaaaatCTACAAAACAAACTTCTTCCTGAATCAGGCCAGAATTTTTCTAGTAAAACTTTCCAAGAAGATATAAAAGACCATGATGGCAAGCAAGCAGTGCTAGAGACGCAAAATAATACTCCCACAGCTGTGATAGAAGAACAGATGTTTCATATTGCTAGCGTATGTTCTCTTGTTGAAGGTGATAAATCATACAATCCGCAAATAGCAAGCATGTTCAGCTCGGTCCCTCAGACACATGCATTTAACAGTGGTACCTCATCAGAAGAAAACTCATCTGACCCAAGGCAAAAGGAGCAGCTGATgaaattgaataaaaatgacCTGAGGGAGAACACTTCTCAGCTAGAGACTTTGCTGCAAAAGGCATTGCGAGAATCCAGTGAAGTAGATAAGATTTTGAATAGTACTGTAACTAGCCATTctaagaaagaaagcagtggcatGCTTCCTAACACAGTTACTACCTCAGACCAAAAAAAGCCAGTAAATTTATCTTTCAGGTATCCTGAAAATGACTTGGGAATTCTTGCTAGTATAAACCAGGAGTTAGCTAGAAATTCACTAGATTCCTTGGTAAGCATAACTGCTGAAACAAATGCATTCACTGTTACAACATGCAGCAGTAAAGAAAATGTCACATCCACTAAGAAGAGCGTAGAAGAGCTACACATTTTTGGAGCAGAACCCATTACATGTCTAGATAATCAGCTTACTGAACTTATGAAAGAGTTTCCATTTGGCATTGAAGGGGCTGATATTCTGACAAAAGAACCAGCAAGAAACAATTCTGTGACTGAGCAGAGAGAGGATCAAGCTCAAAAGGAGACTCATGTTTCTGCCAAAAAAACTGATTCAAAGAATCAAATAGATGAGCTACAAATTGCGCAGTTAAACTCTGATCGGGTGCAGGAGTTATTTCCTGAAAAGAAGCTATGTTCCTCTACCGAAAACAGTGTAGCAATGAGTCAACAGTCTGAAAAGACTTCAACCCAGGAGGACAGCCTTGAAAGCAGTGTTCAGCCCAGTCAAAGTCTGtgtaaggagaaagaaaacccacaGTCCCCTTCCAGCTCTGGAAATAAAGAGGTTTGTAGTTTAACGGGTTGTCTGTCTGCGTCGGGTGAAATGTCACAGAGCTCCTGTAAACGTAGAACTTCTGTTTCAGATAAAAATGACGAGCAACTTTCAGAAGCTGAAAACCCTAACTCTGCAGGGAgacaagaaaacaacagcaaatctGATGCCATAATAAAGAACAACAGTGTGGTAGAAAACCCACCGATTTGTGAAAATGTTCAAAAtagcattcagaaaaataaagaagatgtATGCAAATATATCTctgtaacaaacaaaaaatccaagaTGAATAATGAACCTAAACCACTTTCACcgcaactggaaaaaaatgggcCTCTTAATTCCTCTGAAAAACAAGATGTTAATAGTTCCAAAAGTGGTaataagaaggaagagatgcaagaGTCTGGAAGAACTCCATTGTTAAAGAAGGAATTTCATTCTGACAAAAAAGATCATCAGAAAATCTCAGAAGGGGAGTTGCCAGAGAAAGGTGGTTGTACAGGTGTAGACAGTGTGATGAAGTcatctgaaaaggagaaaattttcaaaatgaagtcCCTTTCAAAAGATAAAACCAGAACAGATTTGGCCCCGAAATCCCAAAGAGACCTTCATAAGTATACAAAGTCAGAGAATGTTGCAATTAAGCGCACTGAAGTCTGTCaaggacaagaaagaaaaatctgtgacAACAACTCGGGTAAAGAACAGAACTGCAAGAAACGAAACGTAGGAGTTAATACTGAACGGAAAGCAAAGTTATCTCCAGAAATAAAACGTGAAAAGCTGAATAGTTATCATGCAGAAGCTATGAAGTTCCCAAACTTAGGCATTAGAGACTTAAAGTCAAGCAACTATACGTTTTCTCAGCGTAATTCTATAAAAGCTCATCCGCCACAGGAGGAGTCATACAAACGAAAGAGGAAGGACAATCTGATTGGGAAAACAAGCTCTAAAAAAACAAAGGTGGAAGATGAAAGACTAAAACAATCTGAAACAAAGAATTCCAAGCGGCATTCATATGATCGCAAGATAAATACCGACAAGACTAAAAAGCTGAGTGGAGAAAATGTCTGGAAACCTAAGAATTCATTAGCAGATCGCTCTATGCTTAAGCTACAGAGGATAAGGGGTCTATCTACCATCTCCAAAAACCACTTTtctaacaaagaaaaacatcttgatGGTCAAAACAAAGACAAGTGTTCcgagaaaatgttttctgataaaAACGGGCTATATTTGAACAGAAGAACAAACAGATTAAAATTACATCTTCAAAAGGAACCCAAAAAGCACTACCTAAATAGAGTTGCATTTAAACGTACTGCGCAGGAACGCATATTTCTGACAAAGTTGGAGACATCACCTGTCAGACCTGTCTTGCACGTAAAGTCCCAAGTATCACCGCATAGTCTAGATTCAAAAAGAGATGCTTCTCTCTCCGAAAATGAGAAACCACGGAAACGACAAGTGCTTGAATTTAAGCTGTGTCCAGAGATACTGTTCAGAAATTCAGCCACTGATGATGAAAGCTTAGCTGCAAAgaattttctggaaaaagagaaaactactGTGGCAG gtGTCAAGAGTAAAAAAGAAGATTGGTTAAAGTATGATTCAGTGAAGCAAAAAAAGTTGAAGGAGATCTTTACAG CTGAGGACTGTATTCCACTTGATACAGCCATACAAATACTGGAAGGAGATGAACAGGCTCTTCACATTCCAATCAAAGACTCCAAACAGATGTTTCAAACCTACAAGAAAAtgtatctggaaaaaaagatggaaaagccTGGATAG